In one Oryza glaberrima chromosome 2, OglaRS2, whole genome shotgun sequence genomic region, the following are encoded:
- the LOC127763092 gene encoding uncharacterized protein LOC127763092, whose translation MASHPPALDILVREPDGFSVWSGPPYPTGSAPPVRLPKTACSATYFSSDGSRLLATVASASAAVYDCRTLSVVRSFELPGLLAAALSPAGTFLQTFQKSSSPQEKNVTVWHVDTATALYQHYQKNISKATWPMVQFSADESVACRMMTNEIQFFEPKDFTKGFVYKLRMPGIATMQLASAPGSHVAGFVPEAKGVPASVQIFSCDKDAQDQAVARRSFFRCSTVQFHWNKGSTGLLVVAQADVDKTNQSYYGETKLNYLTTDRAFEGIVPLKKDGPVHDVQWSYSGSEFAVVYGFMPARATIFNKKCNPLLELGEGPYNTIRWNPKGRFIVLAGFGNLPGDMAFWDYSEKKLVGKTKAECSVTSEWSPDGRHFMTATTAPRLQIDNGIKIFDHNGSLQFKKMFEKLYQADWKPEAPEKFSDIADLTISLGSIKIEETKKQVSAQGSKSAQPSSKAPANIAAKPTAYRPPHSKNSADVQDKLFGGLASTGGEMSKNALRNKKRREKQKEKKAAEGSGASADDN comes from the exons ATGGCGTCCCATCCGCCCGCCCTCGATATCCTAG TGCGTGAGCCTGACGGCTTCAGCGTGTGGTCGGGCCCGCCCTACCCGACGGGTTccgcgccgccggtgaggcTCCCGAAGACGGCGTGCAGCGCCACCTACTTCTCGAGCGACGGGTCCCGCCTCCTCGCCACGgtggcctcggcctcggccgcgGTCTACGACTGCCGGACGCTCTCCGTCGTCAGGTCGTTCGAGCTCccgggcctcctcgccgccgcactGTCGCCCGCGGGGACGTTCCTGCAGACCTTCCAGAAGTCGTCCTCGCCGCAGGAGAAGAATGTCACCGTTTGGCATGTCGACACCGCCACCGCGCTCTACCAGCACTACCAGAAGAATATATCTAAGGCCACGTG GCCAATGGTTCAATTTTCTGCGGATGAGTCAGTTGCTTGCCGTATGATGACTAATGAGATACAATTCTTTGAACCAAAAGATTTCACAAAAGGTTTTGTGTACAAGCTAAGAATGCCTGGTATAGCTACTATGCAGCTAGCAAGTGCACCGGGATCTCATGTTGCTGGATTTGTTCCTGAGGCAAAG GGTGTTCCAGCTAGTGTTCAGATCTTTTCTTGTGACAAGGATGCACAGGACCAAGCTGTTGCGCGTAGGAGTTTTTTTCGCTGTTCTACTGTTCAATTTCACTGGAATAAGGGGTCCACTGGGCTTCTAGTTGTTGCTCAAGCTGATGTGGATAAAACTAACCAGAGTTACTATGGTGAAACCAAGTTGAACTATTTAACAACTGATAGGGCCTTTGAAGGAATTGTTCCTCTCA AAAAGGATGGTCCGGTGCATGATGTGCAGTGGTCTTACTCAGGTTCAGAATTTGCTGTGGTCTATGGAT TTATGCCGGCCAGAGCAACAATATTCAACAAAAAATGCAACCCTCTTCTGGAGCTCGGTGAAGGCCCCTACAATACAATAAGATGGAACCCAAAAGGGCGAT TTATCGTTTTAGCGGGGTTTGGTAATTTGCCTGGTGACATG GCATTCTGGGATTATTCAGAAAAGAAATTGGTAGGAAAAACAAAGGCTGAATGTTCTGTTACGAGTGAATGGTCCCCTGATGGTCGCCATTTTATGACTGCTACAACAGCTCCGAGACTCCAAATAGACAACGG gattaaaatatttgaccacAATGGATCTCTGCAGTTCAAGAAGATGTTTGAAAAGCTGTATCAG GCTGACTGGAAGCCAGAAGCGCCTGAAAAATTTAGTGACATTGCCGACCTCACGATATCGTTGGGTAGCATAAAAATTGAAGAAACGAAAAAACAAG TTTCAGCACAGGGTTCTAAATCAGCACAACCATCAAGCAAGGCCCCTGCAAATATAGCAGCGAAACCTACAGCATATCGACCACCTCATTCAAAGAATTCTGCAGATGTTCAGGATAAG CTTTTTGGTGGGCTTGCTTCTACGGG AGGAGAGATGAGCAAAAATGCACTGAGAAATAAGAAGCGCAGAGAGAAacagaaggagaagaaggctGCTGAAGGATCCGGAGCCTCTGCTGATGACAATTAA
- the LOC127763548 gene encoding chitinase 6 — protein MARRLSLLAVVLAMVAAVSASTAAAQSCGCASDQCCSKWGFCGTGSDYCGTGCQAGPCDVPATNDVSVASIVTPEFFAALVAQADDGCAAKGFYTRDAFLTAAGGYPSFGRTGSVDDSKREIAAFFAHANHETIKFCYIEEIDGPSKNYCDETSTQWPCMAGKGYYGRGPLQISWNFNYGPAGQSIGFDGLGDPDAVARSPVLAFQTALWYWTNNVHDAFVSGQGFGATIRAINGALECDGKNPTAVSNRVAYYQQFCQQFGVDPGSNLTC, from the exons ATGGCGCGAAGGCTCTCGCTGCTGGCCGTCGTgctggcgatggtggcggccgtgtcggcgagcacggcggcggcgcagagctgCGGGTGCGCGTCGGACCAGTGCTGCAGCAAGTGGGGGTTCTGCGGCACCGGCAGCGACTACTGCGGCACGGGGTGCCAGGCGGGCCCCTGCGACGTGCCGGCCACCAACGACGTGTCCGTGGCGAGCATCGTCACGCCGGAGTTCTTCGCGGCGCTCGTCGCCCAGGCCGACGACGGCTGCGCCGCCAAGGGCTTCTACACCCGCGACGccttcctcaccgccgccggtggctaCCCTTCCTTCGGTCGCACCGGCTCCGTCGACGACTCCAAGCGCGAGATCGCCGCCTTCTTCGCCCACGCCAACCACGAGACCATAA AGTTCTGCTACATCGAGGAGATCGACGGACCGAGCAAGAACTACTGCGACGAGACGAGCACGCAGTGGCCGTGCATGGCGGGGAAGGGGTACTACGGGCGCGGGCCGCTGCAGATCTCGTGGAACTTCAACTACGGGCCGGCGGGGCAGAGCATCGGGTTCGACGGGCTGGGCGACCCGGACGCGGTGGCGAGGAGCCCCGTGCTGGCGTTCCAGACGGCGCTCTGGTACTGGACCAACAACGTGCACGACGCCTTCGTCTCCGGCCAGGGGTTCGGCGCCACCATCCGCGCCATCAACGGCGCGCTCGAGTGCGACGGCAAGAACCCCACCGCCGTCAGCAACCGCGTCGCCTACTACCAGCAGTTCTGCCAGCAGTTCGGCGTCGACCCCGGCAGCAACCTCACCTGCTAA
- the LOC127762965 gene encoding B-box zinc finger protein 25-like — translation MKIQCDACESAAAAVVCCADEAALCAACDVEVHAANKLAGKHQRLPLEALSARLPRCDVCQEKAAFIFCVEDRALFCRDCDEPIHVPGTLSGNHQRYLATGIRVGFASASPCDGGNDAHDSDHHAPPMGSSEHHHHHQQPAPTVAVDTPSPQFLPQGWAVDELLQFSDYETGDKLQKESSPPLGFQELEWFADIDLFHNQAPKGGAAAGRTTAEVPELFASQAANDVAYYRPPTRTAAAAFTAATGFRQSKKARVELPDDEEDYLIVPDLG, via the exons atgaagatCCAGTGCGACGCGTgcgagagcgcggcggcggcggtggtgtgctgcgcggacgaggcggcgctgTGCGCGGCGTGCGACGTGGAGGTGCACGCGGCGAACAAGCTGGCCGGGAAGCACCAGCGGCTGCCGCTGGAGGCGCTCTCGGCGAGGCTCCCGCGCTGCGACGTGTGCCAGGAGAAGGCGGCGTTCATCTTCTGCGTGGAGGACCGCGCGCTCTTCTGCCGCGACTGCGACGAGCCCATCCACGTCCCCGGCACGCTCTCCGGCAACCACCAGCGCTACCTCGCCACCGGCATCCGCGTCGGcttcgcctccgcctcgccctgcgacggcggcaacgacgCCCATGACTCCGACCACCACGCCCCGCCCATGGGCTCCTCCgagcatcatcaccatcatcagcaGCCGGCCCcgaccgtcgccgtcgacaCGCCCTCGCCGCAGTTCCTGCCGCAGGGCTGGGccgtcgacgagctcctccaGTTCTCCGACTACGAGACCGGCGACAAG CTGCAGAaggagtcgtcgccgccgctcgggtTCCAGGAGCTGGAGTGGTTCGCCGACATCGACCTGTTCCACAACCAGGCGCccaagggcggcgccgccgccggccggacgACGGCGGAGGTCCCCGAGCTCTTCGCTTCGCAGGCGGCCAACGACGTGGCGTACTACAGGCCGCCGACcaggaccgccgccgccgccttcaccgcgGCCACCGGCTTCCGCCAGAGCAAGAAGGCCCGCGTCGAGCTccccgacgacgaggaggattaCCTCATCGTCCCTGATCTTGGTTGA
- the LOC127763093 gene encoding uncharacterized protein LOC127763093, which yields MSYFTCKPNSGLIVDRPVAGLGRTGRLLSHPQYSLTTHSVRFPKLQKQVYPRLVLVAASQKKLPPLCASSGKVNPEAENDPFMESLKKAMDDAKKPRPIQDLLKEQIAKLREQGSGGGGGNRNRRGGSGDSGGPEDESFKESLDELVQVILATVAFILVYIHIIRGEELYRLARDYTRYLVTGKRTARLKRAMQKWRNFSESFMQSEGSQEDQYERAATSKPTWWQQPQKFVHLMEELCRGNWRPHAQES from the exons ATGAGCTACTTCACTTGCAAGCCGAACAGTGGGCTTATTGTGGATAGGCCCGTTGCTGGTCTTGGGAGGACAGGCAGATTACTATCTCATCCTCAATATTCCCTAACGACACATTCTGTTCGATTTCCCAAGCTTCAAAAGCAGGTGTACCCGCGACTTGTTCTTGTTGCTGCTAGCCAGAAAAAGCTTCCTCCTCTATGTGCCTCGAGTGGAAAGGTGAACCCAGAGGCAGAAAATGAT CCCTTTATGGAATCTTTGAAGAAGGCCATGGATGATGCCAAAAAGCCACGGCCTATTCAAGACTTGCTGAAAGAACAGATAGCTAAGCTGAGAGAACAAGGAtctggtggaggtggaggaaacCGAAATCGTCGTGGAGGCAGTGGTGATTCTGGTGGCCCAGAAGATGAATCATTCAAGGAATCATTGGATGAACTAGTCCAAGTTATCTTAGCAACCGTTGCATTCATTCTTGTG TACATCCATATAATCAGAGGTGAGGAGCTGTATCGCCTCGCCAGGGACTACACCAGATATCTTGTTACTGGCAAGCGTACTGCGCGGTTGAAACGTGCCATGCAAAAATGGCGCAATTTCTCAGAGAGCTTTATGCAAAGTGAAGGCTCACAAGAAGACCAGTATGAAAGAGCAGCCACCTCCAAACCAACTTGGTGGCAACAGCCTCAAAAGTTTGTTCATCTTATGGAGGAACTCTGCCGAGGAAATTGGCGCCCGCATGCGCAGGAGTCTTAG